Sequence from the Mytilus galloprovincialis chromosome 13, xbMytGall1.hap1.1, whole genome shotgun sequence genome:
ttgatatttatatatcttatatatttatgtCCGTGAATTTACAAGACCACGTCTGTTTAGAAGTAgtacaaacaataaaattgagtatggaaatggggaatatgacaaagagacaacaatctgaccaaaGGGCAGAAAACGACCGAAGGCAAAGtttgggtcttcaatacagcgagaaaatcatgCACCCAGACTTGGGCTTGTGATATGTACTCATTCAATGAAACACCCAATAATTACTTGTCCAAGACACGCCGAAAGCACGAATAATTTTCCCACATACGACATGGACGCTTCTCAAATACTTTCAAGGGACGTTTTTCCTTCGTAACTTGCATTTTAGCTACGTTAGACAAACACCAACATACTTTACTTGCTAAACGCATGTTTACTGTTCTCGTACGCCCTAATCACGCTAAGCGCTCGCTaaacacgatacagatatgattgacaagtTGAATATGTCCAAAATTTCTAGCGTATTGGCAGTGAACATGGTTTTTGACCACGCCCGGCGTACGTCGGTGCTATATgttgatgtgtgacgccggtattacctttgagttcagtatttcgTTTACACTTTTTTTGTAATTGGAATGATTCATTATACTGGAGAAGAAAATTTTAAATTCTGTGTAAATAAAAGCCTCCTTTTTTTTCGTTAGATTTAAAATGTTATACCCATAGAATTGATGGAATGAAGGGCTTGGATGAATATCTGATACGAGCAGAACAAGTTAAGAATATTAAGCAGTGTGAAGATCAATGCAACGATGATGCAGCTTGCCGGGCCTTCCGATATCTTCCAAGAAATAGCTTTTGCTTTTTATACAAGCTACAACAATATATTGAAGACGATATCAGTGAAAGCCAATTTTATGTAAAACGTTGTATCCTATGTTACATGAACGCAACGGAAAATGCCAAAGGACGCGATgatgaaattcaaacagtttGGGAAGCATCTTCTCTCAAGGAATGTGAGATTCGATGTATTAAAACTGACGACTGCGGTGCTGTTTATTTTGATGGGCTGAGATGTTTTAAATTTAACACCAAAACAGAACCAAAGGAGAATACAGGCACTGATTTTTCTTCCAAGATATGTGTCGAGTTCAGCGATATAGCACTTGAATATGATGGTAAGATTttaattaagactatttaccctGGATTTGAATAATAATGAAATCTATGAAAAAATTTAGGGTTAGAAGTAAAAATGATCTCGACAACAAGGCCAATTGTCTTtaacttttaggaacttttggtccttaatgctcttcaacttcgtactttctttggcctttttaacttttgtttttttagagctgaactgataagtcttttgtagacgaacagCGCGTCTGGCGCAAACACAATattagtatctatgatgagtttaattctCAATTTTCATATGAGTTTTGTCTTTTGGGGGAGAGATAATTAAGATCCACAGTTCttatattggtaaaaaaaaagtaaacaaatttttctttaaaaaattcaaTCTGAAAACCTTTAGATAATTTACTTGCCATGGGAGGACACCAGGACCAGCCGACACCAAAACTAATTTTATATTGATCAGGTATCAAAGATGGTGCTTCTTGATGGCCTGATTTATAGCAAAATAATAAACGGAGAAACAATTAAAACCGACAGCAACTAATTCAAACTAATGAATTAAGGCTatcatacatttttcttttatttctttttaggtgacAAATACAAGCAAACCGGGAATAGCTGAATATAATGGAATAGTGCAAGATTATTGAATTTTGACAAGTAATTGATGAATAAAATGAgaagaaatgttaaaaaaacaatttaatatctTTATATTAGTTTTCTGTTATGTGATTTGATTAATTTTAGATGCAAATCTTTAAACATTGTTAACCAATTTTTCTATGTTGACTAGTTAGTATTGAATAGTATTTGTTGTTTATGAAAACATGTTAGATAAATGTTCaacatatttatgttttaatttgtttttcttagAGTAGTAAAAACCTTTTTTTACTGTAAAACCATGAAATCTTTGATAAATTGGATTATGTATACATCGAACTAAGAGAAATTCAGATAATGTTGTATTTCGTCTTTGAATTTAGACAACAGTAATGTATTTATCTTTCAATCTCATAAATCTATTAGGAAGACACACACTAAGAAACAAACTGAATATGAGGATATTGCATGAACTTTAAAATGAGAAAGACTGTTTCGTCGATAGAGTAAGTTATTCTACTTTACTAAGCAATTCTCGACATAAACATCAACGAAATATCAGAATTCCAGAATAGTTCTCAGGTAAATTAACAGATCAGACTACAGTTCATATATTGCAAGATCGGAGACGGTGAATAAAATGTCGTTTTTGGATCTAGGAGACGACTTATTGTATTCAGTCAAATGAATATgtattcaatgaggtcaaatAATTAACTTTCAAGTTCACAACTCATCAACCATGTTTCTCAGcttatttaacaaaatagaaaCTGATAGGCTGCTGAAAGTTAAATATAATTCCACTATATCATTTTCATTACTGATTtacataacaacaacaaaaatcatattttattttaaatatcgtAGCTAATGCACCTATAGCAAAAAGATacattttacactttttaaaagtattaaCTGATTTTTTAGTTATTACTTTTGATCAGttgaccatattacaacattgttttaacagtaaGAAAATAGGtgcaaaaaatcatttgaaaattagtaattactggtaattactGGACCGTtctaggaattacttgtatttactaagtgcaccgggaattacatgtaattcatgaattttagtaattacatgtaattactaatttcacctatttactgtaaaagaaaagagggacgaaagataccaaagggacagtcaaactcataaatctaaaacaaactgacaacgccatggctaaaaatgaaaaagacaaacagaaaaacaatagtacacatgacacaacatagaaaactaaagaataaacaacacgaaccccaccaaaaactaggggtgatctcaggtgctccggaagggtaagcagatcctgctccacatgcggcacccgtcgtgttgcttatgtgataacaaatccggtaaatagtctaattcggtaacaTATACATCATACCATGAGAATAGAGGGTATTTTACTGCTAAGAAATGGATATTTTATAATTGGAAAGCTGTTGAAATCATCACGTTTGTAAATGATTCTAGTATGAAGTCGTCTATCTGTGTCAATATCGACGAAAAGATCAAGATATGATGCATACCCTCTAGTTTAGTTGTATCCATCATATAACGAAGGTAACAAATATAGGGAGAAAATATCAAAGAATTAAAGTCTTGGTACAATGCATGGATTGTTAAGTTGGTGAAATTTTCACAGCATActattttgaaatgataaaaatgtAAGTATCAACATCATTTATTATGAAAGTTTTTGAACAGCTATATTATGGAAATAACTGCTTTCGGGTTTGCAATGCATATGCTTCCAGAGTAGTCTTAAAATAACATCATATTATATCATATAATCATATAtagtaaaccaacttattttcgtgagcgatttattttcgcgtcTTTCGCGAGTAGATATGTAACGCGAActtaaatcgtcgcgaatatgtataaCTTGGATCTTAATTTATTTAACTACCTCAAGTACattagaaaatcgcgaaattaaatcgccgcGAAGTGGACAAAAAAGgactaaacgcgaaataaagtatccgcaaaaataagttggtttacagaaaGTTAAAAATATGGACTACATTCCTTGacctatgatatttttttcatgatttagaGGTACATACAGATTTAATTATATCTTTACTAGTCAaaacaattttttacaaaatatcaaatattatataatCCAATGTCTTTCTATGTTTCTCAACCATTTGCTTGCAATATATATAGCGTAAAAACTCATCTAAAATATATAGGTTATATCTTTTACACCAAACGAGCGTTTTGCCATAAAGTGCATTATTTGGCTAACAACAAAAAAAGGTTCAACCTACCGTTTTTTCTTCAGATGTCATGTACCAAATCTGGAATTTCTGACGACCCTGTTtgatttttgtaaatataatggacaATTTCTTATTAGAACATGCAGATAAGCATGCAATTTACCGTTTTTGAACGGATTGTTTTGGAGCTAAGATAATGTAAGTACTCAGATTTGCTGTTACATATGATATTCATTTAAGTCACGGAGAACGTGTGATTCGCAAAAATATCAACTatgtcaaattatttatttttgtacttgGGATTACCTGAGTCGTCATATATTACTTATTCGTTTACAAGACACTCGTAGTAGTACGTTTTACATACAAAACAATAATATTTGAAGCTGTGTCTACAGGAACAAGAACATGTTTATCGTGAATGAATAATAGACATTTTATAGtttctttgtctctgaaaacgggcTTTGGTTGATCAATCAttcagtttttcaacttatgaattctgcattttatcagagacctgattgttATGACCCATTAAAGCAGTGTCCCGTTTAGCACATGCACATGCTCGGGCGTAGTCCGCAATGGAATTGGAAATTATTTTGAATGTATGGTTTAAATTAATAGGtttcaaataatacaaataattcaAGCAGATAAGATGTCATCCACCACCTATGGTACTTTGAGTTTGTTTGATTCAAACTTAAGAAACCTGATACTATTAACTGTAAGTGATTTGAAAAATGGTTACAAGCATATTAGTAAATACTGCTTAATAGAAGTTTAGGTGTTCAACACTAATCTGAAGAAAGCATGCCTTATGCCTGTTCTAAAGTCGAAAATTGAATTTTACACATGTTCTTTATTctattaaaatattgattttaagatAGAAAAATCTTACATATCTTACAAGTTGTACAGTGATCAAATTGAATTTTAAAGTATaagtaaagaaaattaaaattagttTAGTTAGATTGATTATAGATGAAGACCTATGAAATCCAACAAATACTATATTGCATTTTTAATTGTGCATTCAAACATTCAAATCTAGttcactaaacatgctaaatttaTAGAACAGTACCTTTTTGCACTTACTCAATTTCACTAGTTATATAGGAGTTTCATTTAGCAAATTGCACTTTTCTTTTTACCATACTACTACCTATAACTATCAACAAAACATAAACATGTTATTTCTGTGAAGGGATTTTCCCGTCTAAATATACCTAAATATACATAAAAACCATCAGAGCgcatttaacaaatttaaacttCGAACTCGTATTGCATTTGTTGTCATTGCCTGATTGACAACAGTTTACATTTTCGATATTTATCAGGAAAGGTAATTTCTGCactttatctttatcattattttatgcatattattatatattgtatCTAAACCAACTTAATACGACTACAATACTGTACTAGTATATGCTAAAGACTATATATCGATAAATGTATTTAAGTGTAATAGAAGCC
This genomic interval carries:
- the LOC143057571 gene encoding uncharacterized protein LOC143057571, coding for MTLDCIDIYIYIKMHQNKVLCILAVIVVSINSGVYGLDWPWNWKREDVTCYTTCLAAVGTGAVVATPLAISAAGFGAAGVVAGSLAAKMMSMVGVVKAGSWLAFLQSAGVYGVGTTGKMILASTVSPLCAAICGSSEERQDLKCYTHRIDGMKGLDEYLIRAEQVKNIKQCEDQCNDDAACRAFRYLPRNSFCFLYKLQQYIEDDISESQFYVKRCILCYMNATENAKGRDDEIQTVWEASSLKECEIRCIKTDDCGAVYFDGLRCFKFNTKTEPKENTGTDFSSKICVEFSDIALEYDGDKYKQTGNS